The window TCCTATGACCCTCTCTCTTCTTCTTGTTGACCATCACACCTTGGTTCGTCATGGCATTGCAAGCCTACTCCAGGCGTCCCTGGCAGGACTGTATAACCTCCGGTTTTGGCATGCCCCGGGAGGCAAGGAAGCCTTGGATATACTCCAGGAACACGCAGTTGATGTGGTATTAATGGATCTATCGGTACCCGGAATGAACAGCGTTGATCTTTGCCAGCGGATCCGTCGGATTTTTCCCGCAACACGGATTCTCGGGGTATCAAACCAGACGGACAAACGGATCATCCTGGAATTTTTTGCATCCGGTGCCCAGGGGTATGTTCCAAAATCCGCATCGGTTGCGGACCTTACCACGGCTATACATGAGGTGCTGCAAGACCGGTTCTACATAGCATCACCCATTTCCGGATATTTTGTAGAGATCCTTCGGGAGTCGTCCCATTCATGGAGGGCACCGGCGTTTTTGGAGCTGACTCCCCGGGAACGGGAGGTTTTGAATCTCCTTGTCAGGGGTAATACCTCAAAAGAAATCGCCGGGATCATCAACGTTTCCACCAAAACCGTGGAGGCCCACCGAAAACAGATCATGACCAAAACGAATTCCCGATCCATTGCCGAACTGGTGCTCTACGCGGTACGGAACAACCTGGTGCAGGTTTGAACCTCCCCGCTGCTCCACCCGGGTCCTAGGGATAATTCCAGGCATTGCCTAGGAACTTTCCCTATATCTATTGTCGGGTCCCCAAAAAATAATAGGATTCATGAAACGATTTAATACCTTGAATGTGGGAACCCGTCTGGCTATCGGTTTTATCCTCATGATAATCCTGGTCGGGCTGGTGGGCTTATTGGGGCTCATGAACATGTCCCGGATGGATGAGATCTCCGATCTCATGTATGAACGGGAACTCCTGGGTCTTGCTGAAATCAAGCAGATGAACATTCAGATGCTGTATTTAGACCGGGCGGAGAAGAATCTGCTCCTGGCCAGCTCCCGTGAAGATAAACAGTTTTACGAGCAGCAGGTACAGGAATACCGTGCTCGCATTCAGGAGCAGCTCGATCTGGCATCGGAAAAGTTCGTGACCACCGATGCTCAAGAGGCAATTCAGGAAGTAGAATCAGCCCTGGGGCCATACCTGAATGTAAACTCATCCATCCTCAGTTTAGCAGCCTCGGATGCCATTCAAGAAAGCCGAGATTCGGTTACCCTATCTCAAACCCAGGGCCGGGAGGTCTCGGATGCCTTGGACCAGGCGCTTACCGCAGCCGAAACCCTTAAGGAAACCCAGGCTCAGGATTTCTCCCTGGAGGCAAACCGCCTCTACGCCCAGTCCGCCCTCATAATGGGCATCCTGGTAGCAGCCAGTGTGGCTGTGGGCATCCTTCTGGGGGTGGGAATCACCACGGGACTAACCAAGCAATTAGGGGCGGAACCCCTCTTCCTGGCTGATATCGCCCAACGGGTCAGCACAGGAGATTTAACCATCGATCTGGAAGAAGCGGATAAAAAAGCCAAAAACCGGGGGGTGTACAAATCTATTCGGTCTATGGTGATTCAATTGCGGGAGGTAGTAGACGACGTCCAGAACTCCGTTGAGATGGTTTCCATCGGAGCCCAGGAGATGAGCAGCACCGCCCAACAGCTATCCTCGGGCGCCACCGAACAAGCTGCCTCCGCCGAAGAGGTTTCGGCCAGCATGGAGCAGATGGGATCAAACATCTCCCAGAACAGCGAAAATGCATCCCAAACCGATAAAATCAGCCGCCAGGCCTCCATCGATGCCCAAACCGGCGGTCAGGCGGTGGAGAAAACCATCGCTGCCATGAAGAAGATCGCTGAAAAAATCAATATTATCGAAGAAATAGCCCGGCAGACCAACCTTCTGGCCCTTAACGCCGCCATTGAATCCGCCAGAGCCGGTGAACACGGCAAGGGCTTCGCAGTAGTTGCCGCAGAGGTACGGAAGCTGGCCGAGCGCTCTGGAAAATCCGCCGGAGAAATCAGTACCCTCGCCAAAGAAAGCGTGAGCGTTGCCGAGGAGGCCGGAAGCATATTCGCAGAGTTAGTGCCGGATATCCGTAAAACCGCCGAACTCGTTCAAGAAATCGCTGCTGCCAGCTCGGAACAGAACAGCGGGGTAGGTCAAATCAACACCGCCCTCCTTCAGCTGGATCAGGTGATCCAACAGAACGCCTCGGCCAGCGAAGAGGTCGCCGCGTCCTCCGAGGAGTTAGCCTCCCAGGCCCACATTCTCCAGGATGCCGTCTCCTACTTCAAAACTCTTAAAAAGGCTACCCGGGCCCTGCCCAGCCCTGAGGACCGGAGCCAGTCACCATCCCGGCACCTCCGCGGTTCCCATCCGGCACCTCTTCCAGCACCACCTGAGAAAACCGCAGTCCATCCCGGGAAGGCCAGTACCAACCCTGGGGGCAAAAACGCGGCCGCCGTTCCAGCAAAAGCCCGCACAGCCTCAACACCCCCTGCCCCGGCAGCCCCCCGGAAGAACCAGAGTCCCGAGGATCAGGTAACCCAGTCCCTCCAGCGTTCAGCTATGACCCTACAAGACGGCCAGGACGAATTTACCCAGGCTAACTTCGAAGAATTTTAGGAGCCCCCAGTGGATTACGTAACATTCACCATCGACAACGATCAGTTTGCTCTGCCGGTTTCCCAGGTACGGGAAATCCTGCAACGAGATACTATCACCCACCTGCCGGACATGGACGATTGTATGCTTGGGATTATCAACCTCCGGGGCTCGGTGGTTCCGGTCATGGACCTGGGAAAGCGCCTTGGTTTAACTACCCGGGATCAAACCGGTCATGGAGATCGGAACATCACCCAGGAACAAACCATCATCATTTTGGAGGCATCCGAGGGGGCGATGGTTGGTCTGATAACCGATGTAGTACGGGAAGTGGTACAGATTCCCCAGGAAGATATCCAGCCGCCGCCTAAAACAGGCTTGGCGGTCCGGGAATCCGAGCTGCTCAGGGGCATAGTTTCCACCAATGATTCCTTCACTATTCTGCTTGCCCCCGAGCCCCTTCTTGGAGGGGCCTTGGTATGACCGGGGGTTCCCTGCTCATCGTGGAGGATGAGTATATCATCGCACTTAGTCAGAAGCAGCGGTTAGAGCGCCATGGCTTCTCTGTTCAACTGGCCTATTCGGGACTTCAGGCCCTGGATGCAGTGGAGGCTGCATTCCAGGACGGAAGGCAGTTTGATGCAATCCTCATGGATATAAATCTGGGGGGCGGGCCCGACGGCATCGCCCTGACCAGGACCCTCCAGCTTATGGACCCCAGCCTCTTGATTCTCTTTCTCAGTTCTCAGCCCCAATCCTACCTTGCCCAGCGGGCCCCGGATCTCTTGATCTTCCCCTTCATCAGTAAAGCAACATCCCCATCAACCCTGCCAGGCCTGGTGGCGCAGCATATTCTGGAGCGGTCTTCCGACAGGCTGTAACCCTTCTCCTATCTTCCAGGGGCGCCACCCGGATTCTCCCGGCAGACCGCACCGCTGCTCCCCGGGGCGCCCCCCGGATTTCCCCGGACATCCTCCGCCTCAAACTGGCTGGCATAGAGGTCGGCATAGTGGCCGCCCTGATCGAGAAGCTCCTGATGACTCCCCTGCTCCACAATATCACCCTGTTTCATCACCAGGATCAAATCAGCATTCTGAATCGTCGATAAGCGATGGGCAATAATGAAGGAGGTTCTCCCCGCCATCAGTCGGTCCATGGCACGTTGAATCAGAATTTCCGTCCGGGTATCCACCGAACTGGTAGCCTCGTCAAGAATAAGCATGGGAGGATCCGCAAGAATAGCCCTGGCAATGGTCAGGAGCTGCTTCTGCCCCTGGGAGATATTATTTGCCTCCTCATTGATTACCGTGTCATACCCCTCGGGAAGGGTACGGATAAAATGATCGGCATGTGCCGTTACCGCTGCCGATTCCACCTCACTATCGCTAGCCTCGGGACGACCGTACCGGATATTCTCACGGATGCTACCCATAAATAACCAGCTGTCCTGGAGAACCATTCCGAACATACCGCGAACCTGCTCCCGGGGGATCCCCCCGATATCCCCGCCGTCCACCAGAATCCGTCCGCCCTGTATCTCATAAAACCGCATGAGCAGCTTGACCATGGTTGTTTTTCCTGCCCCAGTGGGTCCCACTAACGCGATCTTCTGGCCGGGGGACGCCTTGGCGCTGAAATCGGTTATTACAGCCCTCTCCGGATCATATCCGAACCGCACATGTTGGAACTCTACATGGCCCTGGGGTACAGGGGTGTCCATTTCTTTACGGGCGACAGCCTCTTTTAGGGTTTCCACGTTCTGGGATTCAGGGTGATTCGATTGCTCCGTGCTCTGTTCATCCTCTTCAAGGAAGTCAAACACCCGTTCGGCCGCTGCAGCTGTCTGCTGTAATACGTTGGAAATCTGCGCCATCTGGCTAATGGGTTGGGTGAAGCGTCTCACGTACTGAATGAAGGCCTGAATATCCCCCAGGGTGATGACCCCGGTACCCGCCAGATAGCCACCTAAAATACTCACCGCCACATACCCCAGGTTTCCGACGAACATCATTATCGGCATCATGAGTCCCGAGAGGAACTGGCTCTTCCAGGCTGATTCAAAGAGGCTCCGGTTATGCCGGGAAAAGACTGCCAGACTCTTGGCCTCACCGGAAAAGGCCTTCATTACCAGGTGTCCCCCGTACATCTCCTCCACATGGCCGTTAAGCCGGCCGATACCCTCCTGCTGTTCCCGGAAGTACCCCTGGGACCGTTTAACGATAGCCATTACGATGGTCAAGGACAGGGGTACCATCACCAAGGCAACCAGGGTCATGAGCCAGCTAATGGTAACCATCATAATGACCACCCCCACCACGGTGGTAAGGCTGGTTACCATCTGGCCGAGACTCTGGCTCAGGGTCCGGTTCACCGTATCGACATCGTTTGTTATCCGAGAAAGCACCTCCCCATGATTCGTCCGGTCAAAATACCCCAAGGGCATGCGATGAATTTTCTCGGCCATATCACGCCGGAAGCGGTAGGTAATGTCCGCAGAAATCTTTGCCATGATCCATCCCTGCAAGGCCGCAGCCCCGGCGGAAACCAGGTACAGGGCCAGTACGGTTAATACGATCCGCCCGATTGCCTGGAAATCTACCCCTCCAGTCCCGGCAATGCTGGCCATAATCCCCTCAAACAAGGTAGTAGTGGCCCGGCCAAGTATTTTCGGACCTACTATGGTGAAGACCGTGGAAGCCCCGGCTACCACCAATACCGCGAGCACCCCGACCCGATAGGGACCCAGGTATTCACCGAGTTTCTTCATGGATCGTCGAAAGTCCTTGGGTTTTTCCGTCGGCATGGACATGCCCCTGCCTCCGGGGCCGTGCCCCATGCCCTGCCGGGCGGTCTGGGGGCTGGCGGATGCGGTGGACGGTTTTTGTGATGAACTCATTCTATCCCCTCCTGGTTGCGGGATTCTGACTGGTTGCTGGTTGATTGACTTTCCGCGATTTCCCGGTAGGTCGGGCAGCCCTCCATCAGGTCCTGGTGGCTTCCCGTCCCCATGATCCGCCCCTCATCCAGGACAATAATCTGATCCGCCTGCTGGATGGTAGACACCCGCTGACTAACCAGTAC is drawn from Spirochaeta lutea and contains these coding sequences:
- a CDS encoding response regulator yields the protein MTLSLLLVDHHTLVRHGIASLLQASLAGLYNLRFWHAPGGKEALDILQEHAVDVVLMDLSVPGMNSVDLCQRIRRIFPATRILGVSNQTDKRIILEFFASGAQGYVPKSASVADLTTAIHEVLQDRFYIASPISGYFVEILRESSHSWRAPAFLELTPREREVLNLLVRGNTSKEIAGIINVSTKTVEAHRKQIMTKTNSRSIAELVLYAVRNNLVQV
- a CDS encoding methyl-accepting chemotaxis protein translates to MKRFNTLNVGTRLAIGFILMIILVGLVGLLGLMNMSRMDEISDLMYERELLGLAEIKQMNIQMLYLDRAEKNLLLASSREDKQFYEQQVQEYRARIQEQLDLASEKFVTTDAQEAIQEVESALGPYLNVNSSILSLAASDAIQESRDSVTLSQTQGREVSDALDQALTAAETLKETQAQDFSLEANRLYAQSALIMGILVAASVAVGILLGVGITTGLTKQLGAEPLFLADIAQRVSTGDLTIDLEEADKKAKNRGVYKSIRSMVIQLREVVDDVQNSVEMVSIGAQEMSSTAQQLSSGATEQAASAEEVSASMEQMGSNISQNSENASQTDKISRQASIDAQTGGQAVEKTIAAMKKIAEKINIIEEIARQTNLLALNAAIESARAGEHGKGFAVVAAEVRKLAERSGKSAGEISTLAKESVSVAEEAGSIFAELVPDIRKTAELVQEIAAASSEQNSGVGQINTALLQLDQVIQQNASASEEVAASSEELASQAHILQDAVSYFKTLKKATRALPSPEDRSQSPSRHLRGSHPAPLPAPPEKTAVHPGKASTNPGGKNAAAVPAKARTASTPPAPAAPRKNQSPEDQVTQSLQRSAMTLQDGQDEFTQANFEEF
- a CDS encoding chemotaxis protein CheW, producing MDYVTFTIDNDQFALPVSQVREILQRDTITHLPDMDDCMLGIINLRGSVVPVMDLGKRLGLTTRDQTGHGDRNITQEQTIIILEASEGAMVGLITDVVREVVQIPQEDIQPPPKTGLAVRESELLRGIVSTNDSFTILLAPEPLLGGALV
- a CDS encoding response regulator, which encodes MTGGSLLIVEDEYIIALSQKQRLERHGFSVQLAYSGLQALDAVEAAFQDGRQFDAILMDINLGGGPDGIALTRTLQLMDPSLLILFLSSQPQSYLAQRAPDLLIFPFISKATSPSTLPGLVAQHILERSSDRL
- a CDS encoding ABC transporter ATP-binding protein; translated protein: MSSSQKPSTASASPQTARQGMGHGPGGRGMSMPTEKPKDFRRSMKKLGEYLGPYRVGVLAVLVVAGASTVFTIVGPKILGRATTTLFEGIMASIAGTGGVDFQAIGRIVLTVLALYLVSAGAAALQGWIMAKISADITYRFRRDMAEKIHRMPLGYFDRTNHGEVLSRITNDVDTVNRTLSQSLGQMVTSLTTVVGVVIMMVTISWLMTLVALVMVPLSLTIVMAIVKRSQGYFREQQEGIGRLNGHVEEMYGGHLVMKAFSGEAKSLAVFSRHNRSLFESAWKSQFLSGLMMPIMMFVGNLGYVAVSILGGYLAGTGVITLGDIQAFIQYVRRFTQPISQMAQISNVLQQTAAAAERVFDFLEEDEQSTEQSNHPESQNVETLKEAVARKEMDTPVPQGHVEFQHVRFGYDPERAVITDFSAKASPGQKIALVGPTGAGKTTMVKLLMRFYEIQGGRILVDGGDIGGIPREQVRGMFGMVLQDSWLFMGSIRENIRYGRPEASDSEVESAAVTAHADHFIRTLPEGYDTVINEEANNISQGQKQLLTIARAILADPPMLILDEATSSVDTRTEILIQRAMDRLMAGRTSFIIAHRLSTIQNADLILVMKQGDIVEQGSHQELLDQGGHYADLYASQFEAEDVRGNPGGAPGSSGAVCRENPGGAPGR